A single genomic interval of Bacillus sp. es.036 harbors:
- a CDS encoding YhcN/YlaJ family sporulation lipoprotein, which translates to MKKHILLILPLAIGITACQGENATDSFDHADLTPVKTDPEEYGMNTANSQEKAKKGGFGYIRHTRNTNNMNSQKQPENIAYLDRDRMSDMIGSMAIVLPYVNDVATLVTDEEVLIAYKSTSKDRDATADQVKKTALSVIPRYYHVYVSDEEGMIAEVERYQNASTATADLDQSIEETIAKMKKAPQGKKVSDGENENGEMKGEMNEDLNDTGGKEMMSK; encoded by the coding sequence TTGAAAAAACACATACTGCTTATCCTGCCACTTGCAATCGGAATTACGGCATGTCAGGGAGAAAATGCGACTGATTCCTTTGATCATGCAGATTTAACACCGGTCAAAACTGATCCAGAAGAGTATGGAATGAATACTGCAAACTCTCAGGAAAAGGCCAAAAAAGGCGGATTTGGTTACATTCGCCACACACGAAATACAAACAACATGAATTCTCAAAAGCAACCTGAAAACATTGCTTACCTCGATCGTGATCGTATGTCTGATATGATCGGTTCGATGGCCATCGTGCTTCCTTATGTGAATGATGTGGCAACGCTAGTGACAGATGAAGAAGTGTTAATCGCCTATAAATCCACTTCGAAAGACCGTGATGCAACTGCTGATCAAGTTAAGAAAACAGCCCTCTCCGTTATCCCAAGATATTACCATGTGTATGTTTCTGACGAAGAAGGAATGATTGCAGAAGTCGAGCGATATCAAAATGCCTCTACAGCAACCGCAGATTTAGACCAAAGCATTGAAGAAACCATTGCCAAAATGAAAAAAGCACCACAGGGCAAAAAAGTGAGTGATGGAGAGAATGAAAACGGTGAAATGAAAGGTGAAATGAATGAGGATTTAAACGATACAGGCGGAAAAGAAATGATGTCGAAGTAA
- a CDS encoding DUF3055 domain-containing protein, translated as MEDERLIYDEQEATEARFVCFMGSNHRFDLCIVKSDRFYGKSLVLDIQGGKFAIIGHDDLNEPGNLEHAYSLNEEDAEELRNFLREVLSH; from the coding sequence ATGGAAGATGAACGACTCATCTACGACGAACAGGAGGCTACTGAAGCAAGGTTCGTGTGCTTTATGGGAAGCAATCATCGGTTTGACCTTTGTATTGTAAAATCAGATCGCTTTTATGGAAAATCGTTAGTCCTCGATATTCAAGGAGGCAAATTTGCAATTATCGGCCACGATGATCTAAATGAGCCAGGAAACCTCGAGCATGCCTACTCTCTCAACGAGGAAGATGCCGAAGAACTTCGCAACTTCTTGAGAGAAGTTCTAAGTCACTAA
- a CDS encoding YutD family protein, with amino-acid sequence MIKVNQHTFELMKDEREGWNEEAFLARYSEILDKYDYIVGDWGYGQLRLKGFFDDRNQKATFDTKFSTVLDYLYEYCNFGCPYFVLRKQKKENPKKQQQEA; translated from the coding sequence ATGATAAAAGTGAATCAACATACATTTGAGTTGATGAAAGATGAAAGAGAAGGCTGGAACGAAGAAGCTTTTCTTGCTCGATATAGTGAGATTCTAGATAAATACGACTATATTGTCGGAGACTGGGGATACGGTCAGCTTCGATTAAAAGGATTTTTTGATGATCGCAATCAGAAAGCGACATTTGATACAAAATTCAGCACGGTACTGGATTATTTATATGAATACTGCAATTTTGGCTGTCCTTACTTTGTATTAAGAAAGCAAAAGAAAGAAAATCCTAAGAAGCAACAACAAGAAGCATAA